One window of the Rissa tridactyla isolate bRisTri1 chromosome 9, bRisTri1.patW.cur.20221130, whole genome shotgun sequence genome contains the following:
- the RORA gene encoding nuclear receptor ROR-alpha isoform X2: MMCFVLAAMKAQIEIIPCKICGDKSSGIHYGVITCEGCKGFFRRSQQSNATYSCPRQKNCLIDRTSRNRCQHCRLQKCLAVGMSRDAVKFGRMSKKQRDSLYAEVQKHRMQQQQRDHQQQPGEAEPLTPTYNITTNGLTELHDDLSNYIDGHTPEGSKADSAVSSFYLDIQPSPDQSGLDINGIKPEPICDYTPASGFFPYCSFTNGETSPTVSMAELEHLAQNISKSHMETCQYLREELQQITWQTFLQEEIENYQNKQREVMWQLCAVKITEAIQYVVEFAKRIDGFMELCQNDQIVLLKAGSLEVVFIRMCRAFDSQNNTVYFDGKYASPEVFKSLGCEDFISFVFEFGKSLCSMHLTEDEIALFSAFVLMSADRSWLQEKVKIEKLQQKIQLALQHVLQKNHREDGILTKLICKVSTLRALCGRHTEKLMAFKAIYPDIVRLHFPPLYKELFTSEFEPAMQIDG, encoded by the exons GGCTTTTTCAGGAGGAGTCAGCAAAGCAATGCTACGTACTCCTGTCCTCGGCAGAAGAACTGCTTGATTGACCGAACTAGTAGAAACCGCTGCCAACACTGTCGATTACAGAAATGCCTTGCTGTGGGGATGTCTCGAGATG CTGTAAAGTTTGGTCGAATGTCAAAaaagcagagggacagcctgTATGCGGAGGTGCAGAAACATcgaatgcagcagcagcagcgagatCATCAGCAGCAACCGGGAGAGGCAGAACCACTAACACCAACATACAATATCACCACCAATGGGTTAACAGAGCTACACGATGACCTCAGTAATTACATTGATGGGCATACCCCTGAAGGTAGCAAAGCAGACTCTGCAGTTAGCAGCTTCTACTTAGACATACAGCCTTCTCCAGATCAGTCGGGTCTTGATATTAATGGAATCAAACCAGAACCAATATGTGACTACACACCAGCATCGGGCTTCTTCCCTTATTGTTCTTTTACAAATGGGGAGACCTCTCCAACTGTGTCCATGGCAGAATTAG AACATCTTGCACAGAATATTTCCAAGTCACACATGGAAACCTGCCAGTACTTGAGAGAGGAGCTACAGCAGATCACATGGCAGACTTTTCTGCAGGAAGAAATCGAGAACTATCAGAACAAG CAAAGGGAGGTAATGTGGCAGTTATGCGCAGTCAAAATAACAGAAGCTATACAGTATGTAGTGGAATTTGCCAAACGCATTGATGGCTTTATGGAACTGTGTCAAAACGATCAAATTGTGCTTTTAAAAGCAG GGTCTTTAGAGGTTGTGTTCATCAGAATGTGCCGTGCCTTTGACTCCCAGAACAACACAGTCTACTTTGATGGCAAGTATGCTAGCCCAGAGGTTTTCAAGTCCTTAG GTTGTGAAGACTTCATTAGTTTTGTGTTTGAATTTGGAAAAAGTTTATGTTCTATGCACCTGACAGAAGATGAGATAGCTTTGTTTTCTGCGTTTGTTTTAATGTCAGCAG ATCGCTCATGGCTTCAGGAGAAAGTAAAAATTGAAAAACTCCAACAGAAGATCCAGCTAGCACTTCAGCATGTCCTACAGAAGAACCACCGAGAAGATGGAATTCTAACAAAG TTAATATGCAAAGTGTCTACTTTAAGAGCACTGTGTGGACGACATACAGAAAAGCTTATGGCATTTAAAGCAATATACCCAGACATTGTACGACTTCATTTTCCTCCACTTTACAAGGAGTTGTTCACTTCAGAATTTGAGCCAGCGATGCAAATTGATGGGTAA